One Formosa agariphila KMM 3901 genomic window, TCGTATTCATCGCTAATTTCTCCAACAATTTCTTCAATAATATCTTCTAAAGAAATTAATCCGGACGTTCCTCCATATTCATCTACTACAACTGCTAAATGCACTTTTTTCTCTTGGAAATCGGCCATTAAATCATCTAGCTTTTTATTTTCCGGAACGAAAAAAGGCTCACGAATTAAAGCTTTCCAATCAAACTGCTTGCGATCTACATAAGGCAACAAATCTTTAACGTAAAGAATCCCTTTAATATTATCGATATTATCTTCGTAAACTGGAATTCTAGAATATCCATTAGCTATAATTTCTGGAATAATTTCCGGGTATTTTAAGTCCTGATTTAATGCAAAAATATCTATTCGAGGGCGCATAACTTGTTTGGTATCTGTATTACCAAAAGACACAATACCTTGAAGAATTTTTTGTTCTTCTTTAGAAGTATCGTCTTCACTAGTTAACTCTAAAGCTTGCGATAATTGATCGATACTTAAGTTAGATTTTTGCTTTCCTAATTTATCGTGAATAGCCAATGTAATACTACGCATAGGTAAACTTAATGGCGAAAATAAAACATCCATAACCTGAAGTGGAACAGCCATAAATGTGGCAAATTTCATTTTATTTCTGCTGGCGTAAATCTTTGGTAATATTTCACCAAATAATAAAATTAAAAAAGTAACTAAAACAACTTCTAGAATAAAACGTACCACTTCTGATGTTACTCCGCCAAACATAAAATCGCTTAAATAAGCAAAAAGTATTACAATTGCGATATTTATAAAATTATTAGCAACTAATATTGTGGCCAATAACTTTTTAGGGCGTTCTAATAATTTTGCTATTAGCTGAATAGCTTTAGAGTCTTTTTCTATGCCTTCATTTATGTCGGTAACAGTTAAAGAAAACAGAGCTACTTCTGCTCCAGAAATAAGAGCCGAGCAAATTAGTAATACACATAAAAGTACTACTCCAAAAATTAATGGAAAATTAAATGAGAGAATTAAAGCTAAAATACTCGAGGGGTCAGGATCCAATTGAAATAAAATTAGTTAAACATTTAAAATGGCAAATCGTCGTCGGCTTCATTTGTAGCACTCTGACTTGGGGCCGGTTTATTTTCTGCGGTTTTAGCAACTTGCGGTGATTGGTCTGCATTTGCTCCGCTTTCTTTTTTCGTCGTTAAAAAAGTAAAATCTGTACACTGTATTTCTGTAGAGTAACGATCTTGTCCAGATTCGTCTTGCCACTTTCTGGTTTTAAGACGACCTTCAACATAAATTTTATCACCTTTACTTAAATACTTTTCACAAATTTCTGCACCTTTATTTCTTACAACAATATTATGCCACTCTGTATTTGTAACCCGTTCGTTAGTTTGCTTACTTACATAGGTTTCATTTGTTGCCAAGGGAAAACGGCCCACGCAACCACCTCCTTCGAAATAGTGCATTTTAACATCGTCTCCTAAATGTCCTATAAGCATTACTTTATTTAACGTACCAGCCATAAATTATTGTTTTACGAACTGCAAAATTACACTTTGTAGTTCAACTTTTTTAAAATTAATAAAAAAATTATGAGATATAAATTTCTAATGTTAAAAATTGAAATTTTCAATGAAGTTTCCTATTAGAATCGGAACTGGAAAATCCTCAACTTCAGACACAGAAATAGCGCCCTCTATATTAAAATCGACTTCTATAATCCAAAACTGTGTATATAGATGTTGATGCGATAATTTATGTACAATTTCGTCTTTATTATATAACGACACTTCGAAATTTTTACCTTTTAAAACATCTAAGGTTTCTAACTCCTTCTGAAGTTGCCTATGTGTCAATCCTTTTTCTGACTCAATTAAAGGAAATTGATACAAATTTTGCCAAATGCCTTTACCCTGACGTTGCTCTAAAACAGTAGTTTGATTTGGGGTTAGAAATACTAAAAAATTAAAATACTTTTTAGACACTTTTGCTGCTTTTATCTTTACTGGTAATTCACCAATTACAGCATTACTATAGGCATAACAACTGTTATTAAAAGGGCAAATTGTACAATCTGGACTTTTAGGTTTACACTGTATTGCTCCAAATTCCATAACCGCCTGGTTAAACGTAGCAGGATCCTTAACATCAATTAACTCTTGAGCCAAAGTTTTAAATTCTTTTGCACCTTTAGATGAATTAATAGGTGTATAAATTCCGAAATAACGAGATAAAACTCTATACACATTACCATCTACAACGGCCGCGACTTCGTTATAACATATAGAAGCAATAGCACTAGCGGTATAGTCGCCTACCCCTTTTAGTTTTAATAAGTCTTTATAATTAGTAGGAAAAACACCTTGCAGTTCATCGACCACATATTTTGCCGCAGCATGCAAGTTTCTGGCCCTAGAATAATACCCTAAACCTTGCCAAAGTTTTAAAACTTCTGCTTCATTTGCCTTCGCTAAATGAAAAACTGTAGGAAATGTGGTCACAAAATCTTCATAATAAGGTAACCCTTGCTTAATTTGAGTCTGCTGTAAAATTATTTCAGACAACCAGATATAATATGGATTAGTTGTCTGTCTCCAAGGAAGTTGACGCTTATTAATTGAGTACCAATGTGTTAAAGTTTTACTAAAAGACATATATTAAAATTAGAAGTGGCAAACATAATCGTTTATAATCTTAAATTTTAATGAATTAGGTTTGAAATATTGAATTTTAAATGACTATATTTGCATCCCTTTATAATTAATTGATAACTTTTAAAAAAATAAATAATGACTAAGGCTGATTTAGTAGCGAAAATTTCTGAGAAATTAGGAATCGAGAAAGGTGATGTTCAAGCAACTGTGGAAACATTCATGGAAGAAGTAAAAACATCTTTAGAAGCTGGTGATAACGTATATTTAAGAGGTTTTGGTAGTTTTATAATCAAAACTCGAGCGGAAAAAACTGGTAGAAACATCTCTAAAAACACTACTATTAAAATTCCTGCACACAACATTCCTGCATTTAAACCTGCAAAAGTATTTGTAGAAGGTGTAAAAACTAATGTAGACGTTAAAGAATAACAAAAAACTAAATATTAACCTAAAAAAGACAGATCTATGCCAAGTGGTAAGAAACGTAAAAGACATAAGGTAGCAACGCATAAGCGTAAGAAACGTGCTCGTGCTAACCGTCACAAAAAGAAAAAATAATCCCAAAAAGTAGTTTTATAACTACTTTTTTGGTTTTTATCAAATTGTTCTTTGACATGAGTTTCCCCGCGATATACCTTTCGCAAAAAAAGGAAACTCCACAGATTAAATCCTGTGAAAAAATAATGTATAATCCATCTGTACAGTTCGGTTATTAGTTATTAGTTTTGGGTTGCTATAAATTTATATGTCAACACATTACTATTTACTTTACACCAAATAGTATGGATAAAAATTAACGAAATGGATAAAGAATTGATCGTAAGATCTAGTCCCCAACATGTTGATTTTGCCTTATTAAAAGATGGAAAACTTATTGAATTACATAAAGACGAAGGAGGTAACAATTTTTCCGTTG contains:
- a CDS encoding gliding motility-associated protein GldE codes for the protein MDPDPSSILALILSFNFPLIFGVVLLCVLLICSALISGAEVALFSLTVTDINEGIEKDSKAIQLIAKLLERPKKLLATILVANNFINIAIVILFAYLSDFMFGGVTSEVVRFILEVVLVTFLILLFGEILPKIYASRNKMKFATFMAVPLQVMDVLFSPLSLPMRSITLAIHDKLGKQKSNLSIDQLSQALELTSEDDTSKEEQKILQGIVSFGNTDTKQVMRPRIDIFALNQDLKYPEIIPEIIANGYSRIPVYEDNIDNIKGILYVKDLLPYVDRKQFDWKALIREPFFVPENKKLDDLMADFQEKKVHLAVVVDEYGGTSGLISLEDIIEEIVGEISDEYDDEDLIYSKLDDHNFVFEGKTPLKDFYKIIKIEDDSVFEQKKGEAETIAGFVLENSGNFPILNAKINFENYLFTIEAIDKKRIKRVKVTIL
- a CDS encoding single-stranded DNA-binding protein; this translates as MAGTLNKVMLIGHLGDDVKMHYFEGGGCVGRFPLATNETYVSKQTNERVTNTEWHNIVVRNKGAEICEKYLSKGDKIYVEGRLKTRKWQDESGQDRYSTEIQCTDFTFLTTKKESGANADQSPQVAKTAENKPAPSQSATNEADDDLPF
- the mutY gene encoding A/G-specific adenine glycosylase, which produces MSFSKTLTHWYSINKRQLPWRQTTNPYYIWLSEIILQQTQIKQGLPYYEDFVTTFPTVFHLAKANEAEVLKLWQGLGYYSRARNLHAAAKYVVDELQGVFPTNYKDLLKLKGVGDYTASAIASICYNEVAAVVDGNVYRVLSRYFGIYTPINSSKGAKEFKTLAQELIDVKDPATFNQAVMEFGAIQCKPKSPDCTICPFNNSCYAYSNAVIGELPVKIKAAKVSKKYFNFLVFLTPNQTTVLEQRQGKGIWQNLYQFPLIESEKGLTHRQLQKELETLDVLKGKNFEVSLYNKDEIVHKLSHQHLYTQFWIIEVDFNIEGAISVSEVEDFPVPILIGNFIENFNF
- a CDS encoding HU family DNA-binding protein; the encoded protein is MTKADLVAKISEKLGIEKGDVQATVETFMEEVKTSLEAGDNVYLRGFGSFIIKTRAEKTGRNISKNTTIKIPAHNIPAFKPAKVFVEGVKTNVDVKE